In one Candidatus Cloacimonas sp. genomic region, the following are encoded:
- a CDS encoding lipoate--protein ligase — protein MLSIYSPSNYAPFNIACEEYILRNFPEDVFLLYINDPSIIVGKHQNTLAEINYEWVHQHNIPVVRRLTGGGTVFHDSGNLNYSFMVKDNGDMDRSFERYTKPILAVLHDLGVPAILEGRNDLTINGCKFSGNAKTVAFGKTMQHGTILFSSNLSDLSAALNPREEKFNDKAVKSVQARVTNVSHHLPYPISLSDFVTLVRAKVRIMYPDIQDYFLSMKDKEEIQALMNDKYSTWQWNFGKSPRYNLSHSIRTQAGMIEFFFYVNKGIIEEVNIYGDFFTNREISELENALRGIEHKPATVTKVLQQMDYQSFFGEVDINELLRAMF, from the coding sequence ATGCTTTCTATCTATAGTCCAAGCAATTATGCTCCTTTTAACATTGCTTGTGAGGAATATATTTTAAGGAATTTTCCCGAAGATGTATTTCTGCTGTATATCAACGATCCAAGCATTATTGTAGGCAAACATCAAAATACTTTGGCGGAAATTAATTATGAATGGGTTCACCAACATAATATTCCGGTAGTGCGTCGTTTAACTGGCGGTGGAACTGTTTTTCATGACTCCGGTAACTTGAATTATTCATTTATGGTGAAAGATAATGGAGATATGGATCGGAGTTTTGAACGCTATACTAAACCGATTTTAGCTGTTTTACATGATTTGGGCGTTCCTGCTATTTTAGAAGGTAGAAATGACCTCACGATCAATGGTTGTAAATTTTCCGGTAATGCCAAAACCGTTGCCTTTGGCAAAACAATGCAACATGGAACCATTCTTTTCAGTTCTAATTTATCAGATCTTAGCGCTGCACTGAACCCCCGCGAAGAAAAATTTAACGATAAAGCGGTAAAATCCGTGCAGGCAAGAGTTACTAATGTTTCTCATCATTTGCCCTACCCAATTTCTTTGTCGGATTTCGTTACTTTAGTTAGAGCTAAAGTGAGAATTATGTATCCCGATATTCAGGATTACTTCTTATCTATGAAAGATAAAGAAGAAATCCAAGCCCTAATGAATGATAAATATAGTACTTGGCAATGGAATTTCGGAAAATCGCCGCGCTATAATTTATCCCATTCCATCAGGACGCAAGCGGGGATGATTGAATTTTTCTTTTATGTGAATAAGGGAATTATAGAAGAAGTGAATATTTACGGTGATTTCTTTACTAACCGCGAAATCAGTGAACTGGAAAATGCTCTCCGCGGAATTGAACATAAACCTGCTACTGTGACAAAAGTGCTGCAACAAATGGATTATCAAAGCTTCTTCGGCGAGGTAGATATAAATGAGCTGCTGAGGGCTATGTTTTAA